The Caulobacter sp. FWC26 genome contains a region encoding:
- a CDS encoding arylesterase, giving the protein MVKFQPHSTPDRRCVLAALMALSAPGAALAAVRKPKAPPPASVVAVLGDSITAGLGLAADRALPARLQSALERMGARVHVRGLGVLGDTTGGGLSRVDRVPAETRVCVVALGGNDLLQGVDPSRAKANLRAIIQHLKSRGVRVVLAGVRAPALLGAAYARRFNAIYPDLAREQGVFYAPDFFTGVIGVSRYMQRDGIHPNADGARVIAERLAPVVAQALRG; this is encoded by the coding sequence ATGGTGAAGTTCCAGCCCCATTCCACCCCTGACCGCCGCTGTGTTCTGGCGGCGCTTATGGCGCTGTCCGCGCCGGGCGCAGCGTTGGCCGCCGTGCGCAAGCCCAAGGCTCCGCCGCCGGCGTCGGTTGTCGCGGTGCTGGGCGACTCGATCACCGCCGGGCTAGGCCTGGCGGCGGACAGGGCTCTGCCCGCGCGCCTGCAGTCGGCGCTGGAGCGAATGGGCGCACGGGTTCATGTGCGTGGCTTGGGCGTCCTGGGCGACACGACCGGGGGCGGTCTCTCGCGCGTGGACCGGGTGCCCGCCGAAACCCGCGTCTGCGTCGTGGCGCTGGGGGGTAACGACCTGTTGCAAGGCGTCGACCCGTCCCGGGCCAAGGCCAACCTGCGGGCGATCATTCAGCACCTGAAATCGCGCGGCGTCCGGGTCGTGCTGGCGGGGGTACGCGCGCCGGCGCTGCTGGGCGCGGCCTATGCCCGGCGCTTCAACGCCATCTATCCGGACCTCGCCCGCGAGCAGGGGGTCTTCTACGCCCCGGACTTCTTCACCGGCGTGATCGGGGTGTCGCGCTACATGCAGCGCGACGGCATTCACCCGAACGCGGACGGCGCACGGGTGATCGCCGAACGCCTGGCGCCGGTCGTGGCTCAGGCGCTGCGGGGTTAG
- a CDS encoding efflux RND transporter periplasmic adaptor subunit, producing MFVLHGINGRRPGLSALVLVLGVSAIALAGCGDKKAKAPKSAPSASATVSVIVVSSQPIAREINATGTISPWEEVPVGAETGGLTALAVNAEEGQVVQAGQVLVKLNDTLISAQLRQQEASVASAKATLAEANAALNRARELQAKGYLSQAGLDTATTRQATAAANLAAAEAGRGEIAARVAQTAIRAPVSGLISRRSVTKGQIVSAGSELFRIVRDSRLELDAEIPETDLATVKAGMPARIYSDKVGEMTGRVRLVTSEVNPTSRLGTARIALSAMGGFRPGMFARATIDAGDQPALVVPSASVLYRENKPGVFVVDAARKVHFRRITILATTGDRIAASGLTAGDRVVVEGAGFLGEGDLVRVSGEKTLPPATTAR from the coding sequence ATGTTCGTGTTGCACGGGATCAACGGGCGTCGCCCCGGTTTGAGCGCGCTGGTCTTGGTCCTGGGCGTCAGTGCGATCGCCCTGGCCGGTTGCGGTGACAAGAAGGCCAAGGCCCCCAAGTCCGCGCCGTCCGCCTCGGCCACGGTCAGCGTTATCGTCGTCTCCAGCCAGCCGATCGCCCGCGAGATCAACGCCACGGGCACCATCTCGCCGTGGGAAGAGGTGCCGGTCGGCGCCGAGACCGGCGGTCTGACCGCCTTGGCCGTCAACGCCGAGGAAGGCCAGGTCGTCCAGGCGGGCCAGGTGCTGGTCAAGCTGAACGACACCCTGATCTCCGCCCAGCTGCGTCAGCAGGAGGCCAGCGTGGCCAGCGCCAAGGCGACCCTCGCCGAGGCCAACGCCGCCCTGAACCGCGCCCGCGAACTGCAGGCCAAAGGCTACCTGTCGCAAGCCGGTCTGGACACGGCCACGACGCGCCAGGCGACCGCCGCCGCCAACCTCGCCGCCGCCGAAGCCGGGCGAGGGGAGATCGCCGCCCGGGTGGCCCAGACGGCGATCCGCGCGCCGGTGAGCGGCCTGATCAGCCGCCGCAGCGTGACCAAGGGCCAGATCGTCAGCGCCGGCTCTGAGCTGTTCCGCATCGTCCGCGACAGCCGCCTGGAGCTGGACGCCGAAATCCCCGAGACCGACCTCGCCACCGTCAAGGCCGGCATGCCCGCGCGCATCTATTCCGACAAGGTCGGCGAGATGACCGGCCGGGTTCGCCTGGTGACCTCCGAGGTCAATCCCACCAGCCGCCTGGGCACGGCGCGCATCGCGCTGAGCGCCATGGGCGGCTTCCGTCCCGGGATGTTCGCCCGCGCCACGATCGACGCCGGCGACCAGCCCGCGCTGGTCGTGCCCAGCGCGTCGGTGCTCTACCGCGAGAACAAGCCGGGGGTGTTCGTGGTCGACGCGGCCCGGAAGGTCCACTTCCGCCGCATCACCATCCTGGCCACGACCGGCGACCGCATCGCCGCCAGCGGCCTGACCGCCGGTGACCGCGTGGTGGTCGAGGGCGCGGGCTTCCTGGGCGAAGGCGATCTGGTCCGCGTCAGCGGCGAGAAGACGCTTCCGCCCGCCACGACCGCCCGCTGA
- a CDS encoding acetyl-CoA C-acetyltransferase has translation MGEAYIVAAARTAGGRKGGRVSGWHPADLAGEVLNALIDRSGADPALVEDVIMGCVGQVGEQAINIARNAVLASKLPESVPATSVDRQCGSSQQSIHFAAATVMSGAMDIVIAAGVESMSRVPMGLSSALPYKNGFGTYKSPRMEERYPGIQFSQFAGAEMLAKKYDLSREQLDAFALASHQRAMAATKGGKFAAEIVPIQVTLPDGSVETHDKDEGIRWDATMESIGGVKLLSEDGRLTAATSSQICDGAAGVMIVNERGLKALGVEPLARIHHMTVIGHDPVIMLEAPIPATQKALERAGMKIGDIDLYEVNEAFASVPTAWLQVTGGDPDKLNVNGGAIALGHPLGGSGAKLMTTLVHALKDRGARYGLQTMCEGGGLANVTIVERL, from the coding sequence ATGGGCGAAGCCTATATCGTGGCGGCCGCGCGGACGGCCGGCGGGCGCAAGGGCGGACGGGTCAGCGGCTGGCATCCGGCCGATCTGGCGGGCGAGGTGCTGAACGCCCTCATCGACCGCAGCGGCGCCGATCCGGCCCTAGTCGAAGACGTGATCATGGGCTGCGTGGGCCAGGTGGGCGAGCAGGCCATCAACATCGCCCGCAACGCGGTGCTGGCCTCCAAGCTGCCGGAAAGCGTGCCGGCCACCTCGGTTGATCGCCAGTGCGGCTCGTCCCAGCAGTCGATCCACTTCGCCGCCGCCACCGTCATGTCGGGCGCGATGGACATCGTCATCGCCGCCGGCGTCGAGAGCATGAGCCGCGTGCCGATGGGCCTGTCGTCGGCCCTGCCCTACAAGAACGGCTTCGGGACCTACAAGAGCCCGCGCATGGAAGAGCGCTATCCGGGCATCCAGTTCAGCCAGTTCGCCGGCGCCGAGATGCTGGCCAAGAAGTACGACCTGTCGCGCGAGCAGCTGGACGCCTTCGCCCTGGCCAGCCATCAGCGCGCCATGGCCGCCACCAAAGGCGGCAAGTTCGCCGCCGAGATCGTGCCGATCCAGGTGACCCTGCCCGACGGCTCGGTCGAGACGCATGACAAGGACGAGGGCATCCGCTGGGACGCCACGATGGAGTCGATCGGCGGCGTGAAGCTGCTCAGCGAGGACGGCCGCCTGACCGCCGCCACCTCTAGCCAGATCTGCGACGGCGCCGCCGGCGTGATGATCGTCAACGAACGCGGCCTCAAGGCGCTGGGCGTCGAACCGCTGGCCCGTATCCACCACATGACCGTCATCGGCCATGACCCGGTGATCATGCTGGAAGCCCCGATCCCCGCCACCCAGAAGGCGCTGGAACGGGCCGGCATGAAGATCGGCGACATCGACCTCTACGAAGTCAACGAGGCGTTCGCCTCGGTGCCGACCGCCTGGTTGCAGGTGACCGGCGGCGATCCGGACAAGCTGAACGTCAACGGCGGCGCCATCGCCCTGGGCCACCCGCTGGGCGGCTCGGGCGCCAAGCTGATGACGACCCTGGTCCACGCCCTGAAGGACCGCGGCGCGCGCTATGGCCTGCAGACCATGTGCGAAGGCGGCGGCCTGGCGAACGTCACGATCGTCGAGCGGCTGTAA
- a CDS encoding 2-dehydro-3-deoxy-6-phosphogalactonate aldolase, giving the protein MTFAAPPPIVAILRGVKPDEVIDIAAALVGAGVGAIEVPLNSPDPLESIRRLCDAFGDQALCGAGTVLTPDAVDAVAQAGGKLIVTPNTDPTVIARGVERGLTVMPGFATPTEAFAAIKAGARALKLFPAGTFGPGHLKAVKDVLPREVAVYAVGGVGAGNLDAWRSAGVDGIGVGGELYRPGDGAADVAERAARLVTAWMA; this is encoded by the coding sequence GTGACCTTCGCCGCCCCGCCCCCCATCGTCGCCATCCTGCGCGGCGTGAAGCCCGACGAGGTGATCGACATCGCCGCCGCCCTGGTCGGCGCCGGCGTCGGCGCGATCGAGGTGCCGCTCAATTCGCCCGACCCGCTGGAGAGCATTCGCCGCCTGTGCGACGCCTTCGGCGACCAGGCGCTGTGCGGCGCGGGTACGGTCCTCACCCCCGACGCGGTCGACGCGGTGGCGCAGGCGGGCGGCAAGCTGATCGTCACGCCGAACACAGATCCGACCGTCATCGCCCGCGGGGTGGAACGGGGCCTGACGGTGATGCCGGGCTTTGCGACACCGACCGAAGCGTTCGCCGCGATCAAGGCCGGCGCCCGCGCGCTAAAGCTGTTCCCGGCCGGGACGTTCGGCCCGGGTCATCTGAAGGCGGTGAAGGATGTCCTGCCGCGCGAAGTGGCCGTCTATGCCGTGGGCGGCGTCGGCGCGGGCAATCTCGACGCGTGGCGCAGCGCGGGGGTGGACGGGATCGGCGTTGGCGGCGAGCTCTATCGTCCAGGCGATGGCGCCGCCGACGTCGCCGAGCGCGCCGCCCGCCTAGTGACTGCCTGGATGGCCTGA
- a CDS encoding efflux RND transporter permease subunit, whose translation MRNISSWSIKNPIPIILLFLLLTIAGLAGFRSMRINNNPDVDFPFVVVTAVRPGAAPSELETQVTRLIEDSIAGLGQVRHINSTVVDGASTTFIEFELGVDHEQVTNDVRNAMSNLRGALPQDMQEPIVNRIDVTGGGLITYVVKAPSLTPEQRSWFVDNEVSRTLLAIKGVRQVNRQGGVDREIEVALDPDRLAARGVTAAAVSQALVSSNADLPGGRVTVSGSERAIRTLGAAGSIEQLRETRVPLSSGGTVRLADLGTVTDHWAEPRSRARYDGQEVVTFNMVRGRGASEVQTAQKVRKAIEKLDAARPELEIKEITSNVKYIEESYLASMEALIVGAILAVLVVLLFLRDWRATLLAAVAIPASLFPTFAILAPMGQSLNGITLLALSLTVGILVDDAIVEIENIVRHMRGGKSPYSAAMEAADEIGLAVVATTFTIVAVFAPVGFMPGIIGKFFQAFALAACISVLFSLVVARLLTPLMGAYMLKADAKHEDKDPPWMGPYLKSLDWGLNNRWKVLWMGVPMFGLSIYLATLLPFEFQPQVDRGRAEFSIELPPGATLNETDAIVQRVTRELRARKEVVSVYAAVGSNNAVNKASVTADLTDKGERISQKVFSRQMVDQFAAIPGARIGAGSNNGGGPSNGGSYTLSLVSDNGPALEAAARKVEAEMRSVPGLAHVVNTAAIARPEIVVTPKPDQAARAGVTAGAISQAVRVATIGDVDQNLPKYNLGDRQVPIRLRLDESARADIAVLQTLKVPSPNGPVPLNAVADIRFGAGPSQIERQDRARVATITAELDGIVVGEAAKRVHDLPSVKNLPPGVKEVAAGDAEFIQEMVTGFLGALITGILLMYVVLVLLFRSFAHPITIMVALPLAIGGAFGLLVLAKSSFSISTLIGILMLMGIAAKNSILLVEYAIMAMKEQGMDKRTAIIDAAHKRARPILMTTVAMGAGMLPTAVGLGAEVEFRAPMAIAVIGGLITSTLLSLLYIPVVFVLMDGLKVRAERLMARVFGGQHHVAAKKPLVE comes from the coding sequence ATGCGCAACATCTCCTCCTGGTCGATCAAGAACCCGATCCCCATCATCCTGCTGTTCCTCCTGCTGACCATCGCGGGGCTGGCGGGCTTCCGCAGCATGCGGATCAACAACAATCCCGACGTCGACTTCCCGTTCGTCGTCGTTACGGCCGTGCGCCCCGGCGCCGCGCCAAGCGAACTGGAGACCCAGGTCACCCGCCTGATCGAGGACTCGATCGCGGGCCTGGGCCAGGTGCGCCACATCAACTCCACCGTCGTGGACGGCGCCTCGACCACCTTCATCGAGTTCGAGCTGGGGGTGGACCACGAGCAGGTCACCAACGACGTCCGCAACGCCATGTCCAACCTGCGGGGCGCGCTGCCCCAGGACATGCAGGAGCCGATCGTCAACCGCATCGACGTCACCGGCGGCGGGCTGATCACCTATGTGGTCAAGGCGCCCTCCCTGACGCCGGAGCAGCGCAGTTGGTTCGTCGACAACGAGGTCAGCCGCACCCTGCTGGCCATCAAGGGCGTGCGGCAGGTCAATCGCCAGGGGGGCGTCGATCGCGAGATCGAGGTGGCCCTGGATCCCGACCGCCTGGCCGCGCGCGGCGTCACCGCCGCCGCCGTCAGCCAGGCCCTGGTCTCGTCCAACGCCGACCTGCCCGGCGGCCGGGTGACGGTCTCGGGCTCCGAGCGCGCCATCCGCACCCTGGGCGCGGCCGGCTCGATCGAGCAACTGCGTGAGACGCGCGTGCCCCTGTCGTCCGGCGGCACGGTGCGCCTGGCGGATCTGGGTACGGTGACCGACCACTGGGCCGAGCCCCGCTCGCGCGCCCGCTACGACGGCCAGGAGGTGGTGACCTTCAACATGGTGCGCGGCCGCGGCGCCTCGGAGGTCCAGACCGCCCAGAAGGTGCGCAAGGCGATCGAGAAGCTCGACGCCGCGCGGCCCGAGCTGGAAATCAAGGAAATCACCTCGAACGTGAAGTACATTGAGGAGAGCTATCTCGCCTCGATGGAAGCCCTGATCGTCGGCGCGATCCTGGCCGTGCTGGTGGTGCTGCTGTTCCTGCGCGACTGGCGCGCCACGCTGCTGGCGGCGGTGGCCATTCCGGCCTCGCTGTTCCCGACCTTCGCGATCCTGGCGCCGATGGGTCAGTCGCTGAACGGCATCACCCTGCTGGCCCTGTCGCTGACCGTCGGCATCCTCGTCGACGACGCCATCGTCGAGATCGAGAACATCGTCCGCCACATGCGCGGCGGCAAAAGCCCCTATTCGGCGGCGATGGAGGCGGCCGACGAGATCGGCCTGGCGGTGGTGGCCACCACCTTCACCATCGTGGCGGTGTTCGCGCCCGTGGGCTTCATGCCGGGCATCATCGGCAAGTTCTTCCAGGCCTTCGCCCTGGCCGCCTGTATCTCAGTGCTGTTCTCGCTGGTCGTGGCCCGTCTGCTGACGCCGCTGATGGGCGCCTACATGCTCAAGGCCGACGCCAAGCATGAGGACAAGGACCCGCCGTGGATGGGTCCCTATCTGAAGAGCCTGGACTGGGGCCTGAACAATCGCTGGAAGGTCCTGTGGATGGGCGTGCCGATGTTCGGCCTGTCGATCTACCTGGCCACCCTGCTGCCGTTCGAATTCCAGCCGCAGGTCGACCGCGGCCGGGCCGAGTTCTCGATCGAGCTGCCGCCCGGCGCCACGCTGAACGAGACCGACGCCATCGTGCAGCGCGTCACCCGCGAGCTGCGCGCCCGCAAGGAGGTCGTCAGCGTCTATGCGGCGGTTGGGTCGAACAACGCGGTCAACAAGGCCAGCGTCACCGCCGACCTGACCGACAAGGGCGAGCGGATCAGCCAGAAGGTGTTCAGCCGTCAGATGGTCGACCAGTTCGCCGCCATTCCCGGCGCGCGGATTGGGGCAGGCAGCAACAACGGGGGCGGCCCGTCGAACGGCGGCAGCTACACCCTGAGTCTCGTCAGCGATAACGGTCCGGCGCTCGAAGCCGCCGCCCGCAAGGTCGAGGCCGAGATGCGCTCGGTCCCGGGCCTGGCGCATGTGGTCAACACCGCCGCGATCGCTCGCCCCGAGATCGTCGTCACGCCCAAACCCGACCAGGCCGCCCGCGCCGGGGTCACGGCCGGCGCCATCTCGCAGGCCGTGCGTGTGGCCACCATCGGCGACGTCGACCAGAATCTGCCCAAGTACAATCTGGGCGACCGCCAGGTGCCGATCCGCCTGCGGCTGGACGAAAGCGCCCGCGCCGACATCGCCGTGCTGCAGACGCTGAAGGTGCCTTCGCCCAACGGGCCCGTGCCGCTGAACGCGGTGGCCGACATCCGCTTCGGCGCCGGTCCCTCGCAGATCGAGCGCCAAGACCGCGCCCGCGTCGCCACCATCACCGCCGAACTCGACGGCATCGTGGTGGGCGAGGCGGCCAAGCGTGTTCACGACCTGCCCTCGGTCAAGAACCTGCCCCCGGGCGTCAAGGAAGTGGCCGCTGGCGATGCGGAGTTCATCCAGGAGATGGTTACCGGCTTCCTGGGGGCGCTGATCACCGGCATCCTGCTGATGTATGTCGTGCTGGTCCTGCTGTTCCGCAGCTTCGCCCATCCGATCACGATCATGGTGGCCCTGCCGCTGGCCATCGGCGGCGCGTTCGGCCTCCTGGTGCTGGCCAAGTCCAGCTTCTCGATCTCGACCCTGATCGGGATCCTGATGCTGATGGGCATCGCGGCCAAGAACTCGATCCTGCTGGTCGAGTACGCGATCATGGCCATGAAGGAGCAGGGCATGGACAAGCGCACGGCGATCATCGACGCCGCCCACAAGCGCGCCCGCCCGATCCTGATGACCACGGTGGCCATGGGCGCGGGCATGCTGCCCACCGCCGTCGGCCTGGGCGCCGAGGTCGAGTTCCGCGCGCCGATGGCCATCGCGGTCATCGGCGGGCTGATCACCTCGACCCTGCTGTCGCTGCTCTACATCCCCGTGGTGTTCGTGCTGATGGACGGCCTGAAGGTCCGCGCCGAGCGGCTGATGGCCCGGGTGTTCGGCGGCCAGCACCACGTGGCGGCCAAGAAACCGCTCGTGGAGTAG
- a CDS encoding sorbosone dehydrogenase family protein translates to MRRQVREILIIGVAVSALAACGQSQGQQNTTVGYGPNPTLPKPSRSLLPTVKVSEVVGWSNDAKPRAPAGFTVQPFATGLDHPRWLLVLPNGDVLVAESNKPARQDKPKGIRAFAESMLMKKAGAGVPSADRISLLRDQDGDGIADLKTPFLVNLHSPFGMALVGNTLYVANADAIVAFPYTEGATTISAGPRKIADLPGGPINHHWTKNIIASKDGAKLYAAVGSNSNVGENGMDNEVDRAAILEVDLATGQKRVFASGLRNPVGLSWNPANGQLWTSVNERDELGNDLVPDYMTSVREGGFYGWPYSYFGRNVDKRVKDKDRRPDLVERAIVPDYALGAHTASLGLTFYTGASFPARYKDGVFVGQHGSWNRNPQAGYKVIFVPFSGGKPAGGVEDFLTGFLDKDGKAQGRPVGVTVDTTGALLVADDVGNVVWRVSAGQ, encoded by the coding sequence ATGCGTCGACAGGTTCGCGAAATCTTGATCATCGGTGTGGCGGTCTCCGCCCTCGCCGCCTGCGGGCAAAGCCAGGGACAGCAAAACACAACGGTGGGCTACGGCCCTAATCCGACCCTGCCCAAGCCGAGCCGCAGCCTGCTGCCCACCGTCAAGGTGTCGGAAGTCGTCGGCTGGTCCAACGACGCCAAGCCCCGCGCGCCGGCCGGCTTCACCGTGCAGCCGTTCGCGACGGGCCTCGACCACCCCCGATGGCTGCTCGTCCTGCCCAATGGCGACGTGCTGGTCGCCGAGAGCAACAAGCCCGCCCGCCAGGACAAACCCAAGGGTATCCGCGCCTTCGCCGAATCCATGCTGATGAAGAAGGCCGGAGCCGGCGTGCCCAGCGCCGACCGGATCAGCCTGCTGCGCGACCAGGACGGCGACGGGATCGCCGATCTGAAGACGCCGTTCCTGGTCAATCTGCACTCGCCGTTCGGCATGGCCCTGGTCGGAAACACGCTCTACGTCGCCAACGCCGACGCCATCGTCGCCTTCCCCTACACCGAGGGCGCGACGACCATCTCGGCCGGGCCGCGCAAGATCGCCGACCTGCCGGGCGGTCCGATCAACCACCACTGGACCAAGAACATCATCGCCAGCAAGGACGGCGCCAAGCTCTACGCCGCCGTCGGCTCTAACAGCAATGTCGGCGAGAACGGGATGGACAACGAGGTCGACCGCGCCGCGATCCTCGAGGTCGACCTGGCGACGGGCCAAAAGCGCGTCTTCGCCTCGGGCCTGCGCAACCCGGTGGGCCTGTCGTGGAACCCGGCCAATGGCCAGCTGTGGACCTCGGTCAACGAGCGCGACGAGCTGGGCAATGATCTGGTGCCCGACTACATGACCTCGGTCCGCGAGGGCGGCTTCTATGGCTGGCCCTACAGCTATTTCGGCCGGAACGTCGACAAGCGCGTCAAGGACAAGGACCGCCGCCCCGACCTCGTCGAGCGCGCCATCGTCCCCGACTACGCCCTGGGCGCCCACACCGCCTCGCTGGGGCTGACGTTCTACACCGGCGCCAGTTTCCCGGCGCGTTACAAGGACGGCGTGTTCGTCGGCCAGCACGGCTCGTGGAACCGCAATCCGCAGGCCGGCTACAAGGTGATCTTCGTCCCGTTCAGCGGCGGCAAGCCAGCGGGCGGGGTGGAGGATTTCCTGACCGGCTTCCTCGATAAGGACGGCAAGGCCCAGGGGCGGCCGGTGGGCGTCACGGTGGATACGACGGGCGCACTGCTGGTGGCCGATGACGTAGGCAACGTCGTCTGGCGGGTGAGTGCGGGGCAGTAG
- a CDS encoding carotenoid oxygenase family protein, with product MKVERLPPVRTSLGPTNHPYMTGPWTPQHEEVNAWDLEVLEGAIPADLDGVYLRNTENPVHDPVGRYHPFDGDGMIHQIEFKGGQATYRNRFVRTRCFEAEQEVNEGLWGGLMDGPGVSKRPGFGAHGSLKDSASTDIVVHNGEAIATFYQCGEAYRLDPLTLENLGVASWAPLEGVSAHPKVDEATGELMFFNYSKAWPYMHYGVVGADGKRKVYQGVPLPGPRLPHDMAFSSKYAILNDLPVFWDQDLMARDIHAVRLHKGLPSRFALVPREGGEPRWFEAEPTYVLHWLNAYEDGDEVVLDGYFQEKPIPRPLEGAPDGHGHLMAYLDEHSFLPKLHRWRFNLKTGETTEKHLDDRVLEFGMFNQKYAGKPYRYAYSTTAKPGWFLFNGFVKHDLETGESWSISLPEGRYASEAPFAPKVGAVDEDDGYLVSFIIDENKGTSECLIVDAKRFEVVCRVALPHKLSSGTHSVWAGREMLTK from the coding sequence ATGAAAGTCGAACGCCTGCCGCCCGTGCGGACCTCGCTGGGGCCGACCAACCATCCCTACATGACCGGCCCGTGGACGCCGCAGCACGAGGAGGTCAACGCCTGGGACCTGGAGGTGCTGGAAGGCGCGATCCCGGCGGATCTCGACGGGGTCTATCTGCGCAACACCGAAAACCCGGTGCATGACCCGGTCGGCCGCTACCACCCGTTCGACGGCGACGGGATGATCCACCAGATCGAGTTCAAAGGCGGTCAGGCGACCTATCGCAACCGCTTCGTCCGCACCCGCTGTTTCGAGGCCGAGCAGGAGGTCAATGAGGGCCTGTGGGGCGGCTTGATGGACGGCCCCGGGGTCTCCAAGCGGCCAGGCTTCGGCGCTCACGGGTCGTTGAAGGACAGCGCCAGCACCGACATCGTCGTCCACAACGGTGAGGCGATCGCCACCTTCTACCAGTGCGGCGAAGCCTATCGCCTGGACCCGCTGACCCTGGAGAACCTGGGCGTCGCCAGCTGGGCGCCGCTGGAGGGCGTCTCGGCGCACCCGAAGGTCGACGAGGCCACGGGCGAGCTGATGTTCTTCAACTACTCCAAGGCCTGGCCCTACATGCACTATGGCGTGGTCGGCGCCGACGGAAAGCGTAAGGTCTATCAAGGCGTGCCGCTGCCCGGTCCGCGCCTGCCGCACGACATGGCGTTCTCGTCGAAATACGCGATCCTCAACGACCTGCCGGTGTTCTGGGACCAGGACCTGATGGCGCGCGACATCCACGCGGTGCGCCTGCACAAGGGCCTGCCCAGCCGCTTTGCCCTGGTGCCGCGCGAGGGCGGCGAACCGCGCTGGTTCGAGGCCGAGCCGACCTATGTGCTGCACTGGCTGAACGCCTATGAAGACGGCGACGAGGTGGTGCTGGACGGCTACTTCCAGGAAAAGCCGATCCCCCGCCCGCTGGAGGGCGCGCCCGACGGCCACGGCCACCTGATGGCCTATCTGGACGAGCACAGCTTCCTGCCCAAGCTGCACCGCTGGCGCTTCAACCTGAAGACCGGCGAGACGACCGAAAAGCATCTGGACGACCGGGTGCTGGAGTTCGGCATGTTCAACCAGAAATACGCCGGCAAGCCCTATCGCTACGCCTATTCCACCACCGCCAAGCCGGGCTGGTTCCTGTTCAACGGCTTCGTCAAGCACGACCTGGAGACCGGCGAGAGCTGGTCGATCAGCTTGCCCGAAGGCCGCTACGCCAGCGAGGCGCCGTTCGCGCCCAAGGTCGGCGCGGTCGACGAGGACGACGGCTATCTGGTCAGCTTCATCATCGACGAGAACAAGGGAACGTCCGAGTGCCTGATCGTCGACGCCAAGCGCTTCGAGGTCGTCTGCCGGGTCGCCCTGCCCCACAAGCTGAGCAGCGGCACCCACAGCGTCTGGGCCGGCCGCGAGATGCTGACCAAGTAA
- a CDS encoding 2-dehydro-3-deoxygalactonokinase — protein MDQSIVIVGDWGGSRLRLWLRQGKSVIHRRDGPGVTALTQSPEQTFLDLVGDWREARPERAILCGMVGSRMGWAEAPYVPCPAATADVAAHAVGIEADGLPVRIVPGLSCVNPLGGPDVMRGEETQILGALSLDSALRSGRRLLALPGTHNKWAVVEDSRITTFLTAPIGETFALLKAQSTLGAGGGNMAKGSAAGFAQGLARIAEHGPQRLPHLLFETRARQLLEAMSPADAMGFLSGLLIGADVAAARDWFGPLPAVTVIGDGPLTALYVQALAALGVNASVVDGDAAVLAGLSMITRLQDATT, from the coding sequence ATCCACCGCCGCGACGGACCGGGCGTGACCGCGCTCACGCAGAGCCCCGAACAGACTTTCCTTGATCTGGTCGGCGACTGGCGCGAGGCGCGGCCCGAGCGCGCGATCCTGTGCGGCATGGTCGGATCGCGCATGGGCTGGGCCGAGGCGCCGTATGTTCCCTGCCCGGCCGCGACGGCCGACGTCGCCGCCCACGCCGTCGGGATCGAGGCCGACGGCCTGCCGGTGCGGATCGTCCCTGGCCTGTCGTGCGTGAACCCTCTGGGCGGACCCGACGTGATGCGCGGGGAGGAGACCCAGATCCTCGGCGCTCTGTCGCTGGACTCCGCCCTGCGGTCGGGCCGGCGCCTGCTGGCGCTGCCCGGCACGCACAACAAATGGGCCGTGGTCGAAGACAGCCGGATCACCACCTTCCTGACCGCGCCGATCGGCGAGACCTTCGCCCTGCTCAAGGCCCAATCCACCCTGGGCGCGGGCGGCGGAAACATGGCCAAGGGCTCCGCCGCAGGCTTCGCGCAGGGCCTGGCGCGGATCGCCGAGCATGGTCCCCAGCGCCTCCCGCACCTCTTGTTCGAGACCCGCGCGCGTCAGTTGCTTGAGGCGATGTCGCCGGCCGACGCGATGGGCTTCCTGTCGGGACTGCTGATCGGCGCCGACGTGGCCGCGGCGCGGGATTGGTTCGGCCCTCTGCCGGCGGTGACGGTGATCGGCGATGGACCCCTCACCGCGCTCTATGTTCAGGCCCTCGCCGCCCTCGGCGTCAACGCCTCCGTCGTGGACGGGGACGCCGCGGTGCTGGCGGGTCTCTCGATGATCACCCGACTTCAGGACGCCACGACGTGA